From the Brevibacillus choshinensis genome, one window contains:
- a CDS encoding sensor histidine kinase, with the protein MKKALIKFIQMPLKWKITLGTSFILFTLFFFYSGIQYIVTNVWVNNLEEKNIRKLAVEIVGYMEERTDSLSPSMLQKSTLFLERLNEENQLIRILDHTGKPLITLSQNVPANWVSPQVVASQMLERISHGEDQLLVLRSPFASRPFQGTIEIVRNLESSDSLNDLLLLTMLIAGIGSIVLSAAGGFLIARQIIKPVQSLAETMNIVSKTGHTRRVEFSDNGDELSQLATIFNEMMNRLELSFKQQNQFVEDASHELRTPLAVIEGHLSLLQRWGKNDPKILDESIAAALMESRRLKVLVKELLELSRAEEDYTAKSVPRIYSGSVISHTVQNFMLLYPEFTFEVDYEEIRNVQIGINPNHLEQVLSIVIENAIKYSCERKVVEVRGILRDSEVLIIVTDFGEGIPAEEIPHVLDRFYRVDKARSRMKGGNGLGLSIAKRLMVYVNGTIHLESEERQGTSVYLHFPRDHEKPSLLE; encoded by the coding sequence ATGAAAAAAGCACTCATCAAATTCATACAAATGCCATTAAAGTGGAAAATCACGTTGGGTACCTCCTTTATTCTATTCACTCTTTTTTTCTTTTACAGCGGCATTCAGTACATCGTCACGAATGTATGGGTGAACAATCTCGAGGAAAAAAACATTCGAAAGCTTGCGGTTGAAATAGTAGGCTACATGGAAGAGCGAACAGATTCCCTCTCCCCCTCCATGCTTCAAAAGAGCACCCTTTTTCTAGAGAGGTTGAATGAAGAAAACCAGCTAATCCGCATTCTCGATCATACGGGTAAGCCACTCATTACGTTGAGTCAAAACGTTCCTGCCAATTGGGTCTCTCCCCAGGTGGTCGCTTCGCAAATGCTTGAACGTATCAGTCATGGAGAAGATCAGCTGCTGGTCCTTCGCAGTCCATTCGCTTCTCGTCCTTTTCAGGGCACGATTGAAATCGTGCGTAACCTGGAGAGCTCGGATTCACTCAATGATCTATTGCTGTTGACGATGCTGATCGCAGGGATCGGTTCGATTGTGCTTAGCGCGGCTGGCGGTTTTCTAATTGCACGACAAATTATCAAACCGGTGCAGTCCCTGGCTGAGACGATGAACATTGTGAGCAAGACGGGGCACACGCGCCGCGTAGAGTTTTCGGATAACGGCGACGAGCTGTCGCAGTTGGCGACCATTTTCAATGAAATGATGAACCGATTGGAGCTTTCATTCAAGCAGCAAAATCAATTCGTTGAGGATGCGTCACACGAGCTTCGGACCCCTCTGGCAGTGATTGAAGGTCATCTTTCTCTTTTGCAACGTTGGGGAAAGAACGACCCAAAAATATTAGACGAATCGATTGCCGCAGCGCTTATGGAAAGTAGACGGCTAAAGGTACTGGTCAAAGAATTGCTTGAGCTCAGTCGTGCGGAGGAAGATTATACGGCAAAATCTGTTCCTCGCATCTACTCGGGTTCCGTGATTTCCCATACGGTTCAGAACTTCATGCTGCTCTATCCGGAGTTTACTTTTGAAGTGGATTATGAAGAAATCAGAAACGTGCAGATCGGCATCAATCCGAACCATTTGGAGCAGGTGCTTTCTATCGTTATCGAAAATGCGATCAAGTATTCCTGCGAGAGAAAGGTAGTAGAAGTCAGAGGGATATTGAGGGACTCTGAGGTGCTCATCATCGTAACCGATTTCGGGGAAGGGATACCGGCGGAGGAAATCCCGCATGTGCTTGACCGCTTCTATCGCGTAGACAAGGCACGAAGCCGGATGAAGGGCGGAAATGGGCTGGGCTTATCGATCGCAAAACGATTGATGGTGTACGTAAACGGAACGATTCATCTGGAAAGTGAAGAGCGGCAAGGAACGAGCGTCTATCTACATTTTCCACGAGATCATGAAAAGCCCTCACTGCTGGAGTGA
- a CDS encoding GntP family permease — protein MPLVITLISIVLLLILITRFKVNPFVALLLAAGFVGIASGMPLTKVVDSIKDGMGGTLGFIAIVLALGTMLGKMMAESGGAERIARTLINLFGEKNVHWAMMFVAFIVGIPVFFQVGFVLLIPLVFTIARQTGVSLLKIGIPLVAGLSIVHGIVPPHPAAMAAVDLFQADVGKTILLSIIVALPSAIIAGPLYGSWISKRVKTSISPELASQLSEPKDERELPSFGITVFTVLLPVALMLLATVADVTLPKEDMLRQWADFIGNPITSLLIAVIISFWTLGINRGFTKDDILKFTNDCLAPTATILLVIGAGGAFNKVLLNSGVGDYIAELATASAISPIFLGWLIAALIRVATGSATVSMMTAAGIVGPIALQIPGTSPELLVLATGAGSLILSHVNDSGFWLIKEYFNMTVQDTLKTWTVMETILSVVAIILIMALSLVV, from the coding sequence ATGCCATTAGTCATTACGCTGATTTCCATCGTGTTGCTGCTTATTCTCATCACCCGCTTTAAAGTAAACCCATTTGTAGCCCTGCTGCTCGCTGCCGGATTTGTGGGAATCGCATCCGGCATGCCATTGACCAAAGTCGTTGATTCGATCAAAGACGGTATGGGCGGGACGCTAGGTTTTATCGCCATCGTCCTCGCACTGGGTACGATGCTCGGAAAGATGATGGCGGAATCAGGCGGCGCGGAACGTATCGCCCGTACGCTGATCAATCTCTTCGGAGAGAAAAACGTCCATTGGGCCATGATGTTTGTTGCCTTTATCGTAGGGATTCCGGTATTTTTCCAAGTCGGTTTTGTCCTTTTGATTCCACTGGTCTTTACGATTGCTCGTCAGACGGGAGTCTCCCTCCTGAAAATCGGGATTCCACTGGTCGCTGGTCTGTCTATCGTTCACGGGATTGTCCCTCCCCATCCAGCTGCGATGGCCGCTGTCGATCTGTTCCAAGCAGATGTGGGTAAAACGATCCTTTTGTCTATCATCGTCGCTTTGCCATCCGCGATCATCGCGGGTCCTCTCTACGGAAGTTGGATTAGTAAACGAGTGAAAACGAGCATTTCGCCTGAGCTCGCCTCCCAGCTGAGCGAACCAAAGGATGAGCGCGAACTGCCTAGCTTTGGCATCACTGTCTTTACCGTTTTGCTGCCGGTTGCTTTGATGCTGCTGGCGACGGTTGCTGATGTCACTTTGCCGAAGGAAGACATGCTGCGCCAATGGGCAGACTTCATTGGTAACCCGATTACGTCCCTGTTGATCGCCGTCATCATTTCCTTCTGGACGCTCGGGATCAACCGTGGCTTTACGAAAGATGACATTCTCAAATTCACGAACGATTGCCTGGCTCCGACCGCTACGATCCTGCTCGTCATCGGTGCAGGTGGTGCCTTCAATAAAGTGTTGCTCAACAGTGGCGTTGGCGACTACATCGCGGAATTGGCGACAGCTTCAGCCATTTCCCCCATCTTTCTCGGTTGGCTGATTGCTGCCCTGATCCGTGTAGCAACAGGCTCTGCGACGGTCTCCATGATGACCGCAGCGGGTATCGTCGGCCCAATCGCCCTGCAGATCCCTGGGACGAGCCCTGAGCTGCTCGTGTTGGCTACAGGTGCAGGATCGCTGATTCTGTCCCACGTCAACGACTCCGGCTTTTGGCTCATCAAGGAGTACTTTAATATGACGGTACAGGATACGCTGAAAACATGGACGGTCATGGAAACGATCCTGTCTGTCGTCGCGATTATCCTGATCATGGCGCTGTCTTTGGTTGTCTAA
- the gntK gene encoding gluconokinase, whose amino-acid sequence MKQTYFIGLDIGTTSTKAIVFTPSGAVRGIGNVDYPLLVPQPSWAEQDPETIFAAVITALKKAIEKADVDKHEIGGIGFSTAMHSLIAVDHQGSPLTHSIIWADNRSVAQADRLKQDGVGHNIYLATGTPIHPMSPLPKIMWLREQAPDTFRKAAKFISIKEYVIHRLFGQYVVDYSIASATGLFNLRKLDWDEEALYVAGITKQQLSEPVPTTHILRGMKIRYAEEIGLDVDTPFVVGASDGVLANLGIGAIDPGQVAITIGTSGAVRTVVPEPITDPKGRTFCYVLTENHWVIGGPSNNGGIMLRWFRDEFSWPEVERAKQMGVDPYDVMIQAAENVRAGADGLLFLPFLSGERAPYWNAQARGSFFGIGLHHKREHFIRAVLEGILFSVYSIGIALRDLAGGASEIRASGGFARSREWRQIMSDMFGYEVLIPESHESSSFGAALLAMHALGALNDLHDVKNMIHISHRHEPDLERSSTYLQLFYIYERVYYNLLEEYKLIADFQKQLHK is encoded by the coding sequence ATGAAGCAGACCTATTTTATCGGATTGGATATCGGAACGACGAGCACCAAAGCGATCGTTTTTACTCCATCGGGTGCTGTCCGCGGTATCGGCAACGTCGATTATCCGCTGCTCGTTCCCCAGCCGTCTTGGGCGGAACAAGATCCGGAAACGATCTTTGCTGCTGTCATTACCGCTCTGAAAAAAGCCATTGAGAAGGCTGATGTAGACAAGCATGAAATTGGCGGGATCGGTTTTTCTACCGCCATGCACAGCCTGATCGCTGTGGATCATCAGGGAAGTCCTCTGACTCACAGTATCATCTGGGCGGATAACCGTAGTGTAGCCCAAGCGGATCGACTTAAGCAGGACGGTGTCGGACACAACATCTACCTCGCGACAGGAACACCGATTCATCCCATGTCGCCCCTGCCTAAAATCATGTGGCTGCGTGAACAAGCTCCTGATACGTTCCGAAAAGCAGCCAAGTTTATTTCCATCAAGGAGTATGTGATCCATCGTCTGTTCGGGCAGTACGTGGTCGATTACTCCATTGCTTCAGCAACAGGCCTCTTCAATCTGCGCAAGCTCGATTGGGACGAGGAAGCGCTGTATGTGGCAGGCATTACCAAGCAGCAGCTGAGCGAGCCCGTTCCGACCACGCATATTTTGCGCGGAATGAAAATTCGTTACGCCGAAGAAATCGGCCTCGATGTGGATACACCTTTTGTCGTTGGTGCCAGTGATGGTGTCCTCGCCAACCTCGGAATCGGTGCCATCGATCCAGGGCAGGTAGCCATCACGATCGGGACGAGCGGCGCGGTACGAACAGTCGTGCCAGAGCCGATCACAGACCCGAAAGGCCGTACGTTTTGTTACGTGCTAACAGAAAACCACTGGGTGATCGGCGGTCCCTCCAACAATGGCGGCATCATGCTGCGCTGGTTCCGCGACGAATTCAGCTGGCCGGAGGTAGAGCGTGCCAAGCAGATGGGGGTCGATCCGTATGACGTCATGATTCAGGCTGCGGAAAATGTCCGGGCTGGAGCAGATGGCCTGCTCTTTCTCCCCTTCCTCTCTGGCGAACGCGCCCCTTACTGGAATGCACAGGCACGAGGCTCGTTTTTCGGAATCGGTCTGCACCACAAGCGGGAGCATTTTATCCGGGCTGTTCTCGAAGGCATCCTATTCAGTGTCTACAGCATCGGCATCGCGCTACGGGATCTGGCTGGCGGCGCTTCGGAGATTCGTGCTTCTGGAGGCTTTGCCCGTTCACGGGAATGGCGTCAGATCATGTCCGATATGTTCGGCTATGAGGTACTGATTCCCGAAAGTCATGAAAGCTCCAGCTTTGGAGCTGCTTTGCTCGCGATGCATGCCCTCGGAGCCCTAAATGATCTGCACGATGTCAAAAACATGATTCACATTTCGCATCGGCATGAACCCGATCTGGAGCGATCCAGCACGTACTTGCAGCTGTTTTACATTTACGAACGCGTGTATTACAACCTGCTGGAGGAGTACAAGCTCATCGCAGACTTCCAAAAGCAGCTACACAAATAA
- a CDS encoding MurR/RpiR family transcriptional regulator — protein sequence MSTHVPPSVLTQLRAIYSQLSGKEQQIADYILEHASDVIHLSITELADQSQCADATVFRLCRRLGFRGYQAFKIALASEVTNPKQSIYQEINLDDDDLGSIAEKIFTANIETLRDTQQIIDKEALMKIVNCLETARRIEFYGSGGSAAIAQDAYHKFMRTGIPCIHHSDAHYQVMSASLLSAGDVAVGISHSGSNEDILEALRVAKEAGAKTIGITSYGKSPLVRLADICLYTTSRETVFRTEALSSRLAQLSLIDLLYVAVSLRRQEQTITNIQHIREAISLKRL from the coding sequence ATATCCACTCATGTTCCACCCAGCGTTCTGACCCAGCTACGCGCCATCTACTCTCAATTGAGCGGCAAGGAGCAGCAAATAGCCGACTACATTTTAGAGCATGCAAGTGACGTCATTCATCTGTCGATTACCGAACTGGCTGATCAGAGCCAATGTGCGGATGCAACGGTTTTTCGTCTCTGCCGCCGACTCGGATTCCGGGGATACCAGGCCTTCAAAATCGCACTCGCGAGTGAAGTGACCAACCCCAAACAATCCATTTACCAGGAAATCAATCTCGACGATGACGATCTGGGCTCGATCGCTGAAAAAATTTTCACAGCCAACATCGAGACCTTGCGAGATACCCAGCAAATTATTGACAAAGAAGCGCTGATGAAGATCGTCAACTGTCTGGAAACGGCGCGGCGCATTGAATTTTATGGCTCTGGCGGTTCGGCTGCGATCGCCCAAGATGCCTATCACAAGTTTATGCGGACAGGCATTCCCTGTATCCATCACTCCGATGCTCATTACCAAGTCATGTCCGCTTCCCTCTTGTCCGCAGGGGATGTCGCAGTTGGCATCTCCCATTCTGGCTCAAACGAAGACATCTTAGAAGCACTGCGGGTCGCTAAAGAGGCTGGTGCCAAGACAATCGGGATCACCAGCTACGGCAAGTCCCCTCTCGTACGACTGGCTGATATCTGTCTGTACACGACTTCGCGAGAGACGGTATTTCGCACAGAGGCGCTCTCCTCCAGACTCGCTCAGCTCAGCCTGATTGATCTGCTCTATGTCGCTGTTTCCTTGCGTCGTCAAGAGCAGACGATCACGAACATCCAGCATATCCGGGAAGCCATTTCGCTCAAACGCCTGTAA
- the gnd gene encoding phosphogluconate dehydrogenase (NAD(+)-dependent, decarboxylating), giving the protein MKLAILGLGKMGYNLTLNLLSHEHEVVAYDVEPKRADELGREGATPAYSVEEVIAKLDAPRVVWLMVPAGEIVDELVDKLSHLLSAEDIVIDGGNSHYKQSLERYARLKEKGIHFLDAGTSGGMEGARHGACMMIGGDREAFDHIEPMIRDINVANGYLYAGEAGSGHFLKMIHNGIEYGMMQAIGEGFEVLEKSPYNYDFAEVARVWANGSVIRGWLMDLTERAFRKDANLDEIRGVMHSSGEGKWTLETALDLQAATPVIAMSLLMRYRSLEPDTFHGKVVAALRNEFGGHAVEKK; this is encoded by the coding sequence ATGAAACTGGCGATACTCGGATTAGGCAAGATGGGTTACAATTTGACACTGAATTTGCTCTCTCATGAGCACGAGGTCGTAGCTTACGACGTGGAACCAAAACGAGCAGATGAACTGGGACGGGAAGGTGCCACTCCAGCATACTCGGTCGAGGAAGTAATCGCCAAGCTGGACGCACCGCGTGTGGTTTGGCTGATGGTGCCTGCCGGAGAAATCGTGGATGAGCTGGTGGACAAGCTCTCGCACTTGCTGTCTGCAGAAGATATCGTCATCGATGGAGGGAATTCTCATTACAAGCAGTCACTGGAACGCTATGCGCGTCTGAAGGAAAAAGGCATTCACTTCCTAGATGCAGGAACGAGCGGCGGAATGGAAGGTGCACGTCACGGCGCTTGTATGATGATTGGCGGAGATCGGGAAGCCTTTGACCATATCGAGCCAATGATCCGTGACATTAATGTGGCCAACGGATATTTGTATGCAGGGGAAGCGGGTAGTGGGCACTTCCTGAAGATGATTCACAACGGGATCGAATACGGCATGATGCAGGCCATCGGGGAAGGCTTTGAGGTGCTGGAAAAGAGCCCGTACAACTACGATTTCGCTGAGGTGGCGCGAGTATGGGCGAACGGCTCCGTCATTCGCGGCTGGCTGATGGATCTGACAGAACGAGCATTCCGCAAAGATGCGAATCTGGACGAAATCCGCGGGGTCATGCATTCCTCCGGTGAAGGAAAATGGACGCTGGAGACGGCGCTGGATTTACAGGCTGCGACGCCAGTGATCGCGATGTCCCTCCTGATGCGCTATCGTTCACTTGAGCCGGATACGTTCCACGGAAAAGTCGTGGCTGCGCTACGTAACGAATTTGGCGGGCATGCGGTAGAAAAGAAATAG
- a CDS encoding DJ-1/PfpI family protein — protein MKKILLFIYDSFAEFEIVLFTTALNQEEFQLVTFSTKPAGETVTGVSSMSYVPTLTIEDIDVNEFEALVIPGGTTHPLLTHQPLQAIIRAFYDQHKTIAAICGGPALLGAAGILQEITFTASLTPDDHEYNDVMHWDNKLEQMLVVDRQVITATGSNYVQFAEEVLRRIGSVPEDEQNPLQYFREPSMN, from the coding sequence TTGAAAAAGATTTTACTGTTCATCTATGATTCCTTCGCAGAATTCGAGATTGTTTTATTTACGACAGCACTGAATCAAGAGGAGTTTCAGCTCGTTACCTTTTCCACAAAGCCGGCAGGTGAGACTGTAACCGGAGTCTCCAGCATGAGCTATGTGCCGACTCTGACGATCGAAGACATCGACGTGAATGAGTTCGAAGCGCTCGTGATTCCAGGTGGAACCACTCACCCGCTCCTGACTCATCAGCCCTTGCAGGCCATCATCCGTGCTTTTTATGATCAGCACAAGACGATCGCTGCGATTTGCGGTGGCCCTGCACTGCTCGGAGCTGCAGGAATCTTACAGGAGATTACGTTCACAGCCTCTCTCACACCTGATGATCACGAGTACAACGATGTCATGCACTGGGACAACAAGCTCGAGCAAATGCTCGTCGTAGATCGTCAGGTCATTACTGCAACCGGCTCCAATTATGTACAATTTGCGGAAGAAGTCTTGCGCAGAATTGGCAGTGTGCCAGAAGACGAACAAAATCCTTTGCAATATTTCCGTGAACCCTCTATGAATTAA
- a CDS encoding YwqG family protein: MINQVKALIQKHGLQGMEDQILTHLHECIYVQPTQSLSKSVGTSRLGGSPDLPPGWTYPVYREEPLVFIGQLNLEEIQRIGVANELAQRGLLYFFYEAAEQSVYGELKDRDGWRVLFFDGDFSILQTASYPGTHPHGTLPANDLHLRKGLSLHTDAIKVPDKFWESYYDEFLPDFSTINGSYDCNHQILGHPYNIQGDVFEEIDYFRDVKSGGPYTLLLQVDTDETNLNIMWGDVGTIYFVIANDDLREGSFEHTYFSYQCC; this comes from the coding sequence ATGATCAATCAAGTAAAAGCGCTGATCCAGAAACACGGATTGCAGGGGATGGAGGATCAAATTCTCACTCATTTACACGAATGTATCTATGTACAGCCGACCCAGTCCCTTTCAAAATCGGTAGGTACGAGTCGATTAGGCGGCAGTCCTGATCTGCCTCCCGGATGGACCTATCCTGTTTATCGTGAGGAACCGCTTGTTTTTATCGGTCAACTAAACCTCGAGGAAATTCAGCGTATCGGCGTCGCTAATGAACTGGCCCAGCGTGGACTCCTCTACTTTTTTTACGAGGCGGCAGAACAGTCCGTTTATGGAGAACTGAAAGATCGGGATGGCTGGCGGGTTCTGTTCTTTGATGGCGACTTCTCAATCCTACAGACGGCGTCCTACCCAGGTACTCATCCGCACGGCACGCTCCCGGCCAATGACTTGCATCTACGAAAAGGGCTCTCCCTTCATACGGATGCGATCAAGGTTCCGGACAAGTTCTGGGAATCGTACTACGATGAATTTCTCCCGGACTTCTCCACCATCAACGGTTCCTACGACTGCAATCATCAGATTCTAGGGCACCCGTACAATATCCAAGGGGATGTATTCGAAGAAATCGATTACTTCCGAGACGTGAAATCAGGTGGTCCTTATACCTTGCTGTTGCAGGTAGACACGGATGAAACAAACCTGAACATCATGTGGGGCGATGTCGGGACGATCTATTTTGTCATCGCGAATGACGACTTGCGTGAAGGCAGCTTTGAACATACTTACTTTTCTTATCAGTGTTGTTGA
- a CDS encoding SRPBCC domain-containing protein: MSKTIDLVITRTFDAPRELVFKAFTQAEHLQHWWGPKGTTLRVSQLDLRPGGVFLYSMESPDGNKMWGKFVYREITAPEKIVFTNSFSDEEGTIIRAPFSQTWPLEVLNTWTFTEEDGKTTITLHGVPLNATEEEQQNFVDMHGSMHQGFGGTFDQLDDYLAQF; encoded by the coding sequence ATGTCTAAAACAATCGATCTCGTGATCACACGCACGTTTGATGCCCCGAGGGAGCTAGTATTTAAAGCCTTTACCCAAGCAGAGCATCTTCAGCACTGGTGGGGGCCAAAAGGTACCACCCTCCGTGTCTCCCAGTTGGATCTTCGTCCAGGCGGGGTCTTTCTCTACAGTATGGAATCTCCGGATGGCAACAAAATGTGGGGGAAATTCGTCTATCGGGAAATCACCGCTCCTGAAAAAATTGTATTTACGAACTCCTTTTCAGATGAGGAAGGCACCATTATCCGTGCTCCCTTTAGCCAGACCTGGCCGCTGGAAGTGCTGAATACATGGACGTTTACCGAGGAGGATGGCAAGACAACCATTACACTCCATGGTGTGCCGTTGAACGCTACCGAGGAAGAGCAACAAAACTTTGTGGATATGCATGGCAGCATGCATCAAGGCTTTGGCGGCACCTTTGACCAGCTCGACGATTATCTGGCACAGTTCTAG
- a CDS encoding DoxX family protein, with the protein MKKIAIIYWIFTALMVALMGLGSIPDIMSSPEAVALFSHLGYPDYLLPFIGIAKLLGVVAILTPGFPRLKEWAYAGFVIDLTGAMYSSLAVGDPPSGLVFFFIGYLVIGGSYVYHHKRLKAVAALRISK; encoded by the coding sequence ATGAAAAAAATAGCCATCATTTACTGGATCTTTACCGCACTAATGGTTGCTCTAATGGGCTTGGGCTCGATTCCTGATATCATGTCTAGCCCAGAGGCAGTCGCCCTATTCAGCCATCTGGGGTACCCCGACTATCTCCTTCCCTTTATCGGCATTGCCAAATTATTGGGTGTGGTAGCGATTTTAACTCCCGGATTTCCACGATTGAAGGAATGGGCGTATGCCGGTTTTGTGATCGATTTGACGGGCGCTATGTATTCGAGTCTCGCAGTGGGTGACCCTCCCAGCGGTCTCGTGTTCTTTTTCATCGGGTACCTCGTGATCGGCGGGTCCTATGTCTATCATCACAAAAGATTGAAAGCCGTTGCTGCCTTAAGAATCTCCAAGTAA
- a CDS encoding ArsR/SmtB family transcription factor, protein MNKTLSALSEPNRLRIVELLRDGPLSVGEIANQLSFNQPQASKHLKVLAEAGLVEVQVQANRRIYTLRPEPFRELDNWVESYRHIWEEKFDRLEEYLRQLQGKEVSRNDKQ, encoded by the coding sequence ATGAACAAAACGTTGAGCGCTCTTTCCGAACCAAACCGATTGCGTATTGTTGAACTTCTACGTGATGGACCACTCTCGGTAGGAGAAATTGCCAATCAACTCAGCTTTAACCAACCGCAAGCTTCCAAACATTTAAAAGTACTTGCTGAGGCCGGTCTCGTTGAAGTACAGGTGCAAGCAAACCGCCGGATCTACACACTGCGACCTGAGCCATTCCGCGAACTGGATAATTGGGTAGAATCGTATCGTCACATCTGGGAAGAAAAATTCGACCGTTTGGAAGAATATTTGCGGCAACTGCAAGGAAAGGAAGTGAGTCGCAACGACAAGCAGTAG
- a CDS encoding prohibitin family protein, producing MSDDNVVKMSPFKVGGRLITAILIILVVVLLGTQSFTIISAGHSGVVLQLGAVQPKVLQEGLHFKIPFIQTVIPMEVRVQKSEMSQTSASRDLQTVSTTIAVNHHLDADNVNKLYQQVGLEYASRIVDPAIAEALKAVTAQYTAEELISKRSEVSNKVKDVLKQKLSTYNVILDEINIREFTFSDEFNRAIESKQVAEQQALKSKLDLERIKIEKEQEITKAQAQAEALRLQKQEVTPELIQLRQIEAQLEAIRKWDGKLPNVTGGATPFINVENK from the coding sequence ATGTCAGACGATAATGTGGTGAAAATGAGTCCCTTTAAGGTCGGTGGACGGCTGATTACGGCCATTTTGATTATTCTTGTCGTGGTGCTACTCGGAACTCAATCCTTTACGATCATTTCAGCGGGTCATAGCGGGGTCGTCTTGCAGCTGGGAGCTGTTCAGCCAAAGGTACTGCAGGAAGGGCTTCATTTCAAGATTCCGTTTATTCAAACAGTCATTCCGATGGAAGTACGGGTACAGAAGTCAGAAATGAGTCAGACCTCTGCTTCACGTGACCTGCAGACCGTCTCGACGACCATTGCAGTCAATCACCATTTGGATGCGGATAACGTAAACAAGCTGTACCAGCAGGTCGGTCTCGAATACGCCAGTCGCATCGTAGATCCAGCCATCGCCGAGGCGCTCAAGGCTGTTACGGCCCAATATACAGCAGAGGAGCTCATCTCCAAACGCTCCGAGGTCAGCAACAAGGTAAAAGACGTGCTGAAACAAAAATTGTCTACCTATAACGTGATTCTGGATGAGATCAACATCCGCGAGTTTACGTTCAGCGACGAATTCAATCGCGCTATTGAATCCAAGCAGGTAGCGGAGCAGCAAGCACTCAAATCCAAGCTGGACTTGGAACGGATCAAGATTGAGAAAGAACAGGAAATTACGAAGGCGCAAGCGCAGGCAGAAGCGCTGCGACTGCAAAAGCAAGAAGTAACGCCTGAGCTGATCCAGCTCAGACAAATCGAGGCTCAGCTGGAAGCGATCCGCAAGTGGGATGGCAAACTGCCGAATGTTACCGGGGGAGCTACTCCGTTTATTAATGTAGAGAACAAATAA
- a CDS encoding DUF421 domain-containing protein: MEHILEMVGRAALAFAIMMVITRLLGKQTIAQMTYHDFVAAITLGALTANLAFNVQMKMWHMITTLLTFTGIAYLLMDLSLRNRTLRKWFSGQPTMIIQNGKILEGNMRKLKFSLDTLNQELRERNIYNIEEVQFAVLELNGEISILRKPEYLPVTRKDLKLKSDRQWFPVELIMDGKIIQDNLQQNNLTIEWLMSQVQKKGLTVAEVNYAVKSSNGHVYFDKYDDQMSNPIDKE, encoded by the coding sequence ATGGAGCATATTCTCGAAATGGTTGGCAGGGCGGCTTTGGCTTTTGCGATCATGATGGTGATTACCCGGTTGTTGGGGAAGCAGACGATTGCGCAAATGACCTATCACGATTTTGTAGCGGCGATTACACTGGGCGCGCTGACTGCAAATCTTGCGTTTAACGTTCAAATGAAAATGTGGCATATGATCACAACGCTGCTGACGTTCACTGGCATTGCGTACTTGCTGATGGATCTGTCGCTCAGAAATCGGACATTGAGAAAATGGTTTTCCGGTCAGCCGACAATGATTATCCAGAATGGAAAAATATTAGAGGGAAACATGCGGAAATTGAAATTCTCTCTAGATACACTGAATCAGGAGCTGCGGGAAAGAAATATCTATAACATCGAAGAAGTTCAATTCGCCGTCTTGGAGCTGAACGGTGAGATCTCTATTCTTCGAAAGCCTGAGTATCTGCCTGTAACCCGAAAGGATTTGAAACTGAAATCGGACAGGCAATGGTTTCCGGTCGAGCTGATTATGGATGGAAAGATCATTCAAGATAACCTGCAACAAAACAACCTGACGATCGAATGGCTGATGAGTCAGGTACAAAAGAAAGGGCTGACCGTCGCAGAAGTAAACTATGCGGTGAAGAGTTCGAATGGTCATGTCTATTTCGACAAGTACGATGATCAAATGTCCAATCCAATTGATAAAGAGTGA